The genomic DNA TGGGCGTCACCGACAGCTCTTCGGCGGCGGCTTTGAAGCTCAGCAGGCGTGACGCCGATTCAAACGTGCGCAAGGCCGTCAGGGGCAGTGTGGCAAACATGTCAGCTCCACAGGTGAAATGAGTTCATCCGGACTAACTATTGATCATTTGTCCGTCTGGGCGCTCGGCTCTAGATTGGCGAGCACGAACGGCGGCCATTCAAACCGTCGGAGTTTAACTTGCCAAGGTTATACACATGAAAAAAATGCTAGTGATTCACGCCAGCCCGCGCGGCGAGCGTTCTCATTCCCGGCGCCTGGCCGAGTCGTTTCTTGAGGTGTGGCAAGCGGCAAACCCCGGCGCGCAGGTGACTCGCCGCGAAGTCGGGCGAGCCTTTATTCCCCACGTCACCGAGGCCTTTGTGGCCGCCAACTTTTACCCGGAGCCGCAGTCGCTGCCGAAGGTGATGAAGGCCGACCTGCAACTGAGCGATGAACTGGTTGGCGAACTCATCGAGCATGAGCTGTTGGTGATCGCCATGCCGCTTTACAACTTCGGCGTGCCCAGCGGCCTCAAGGCGTGGATCGACCAGATTGTGCGCATGGGCCTGACCTTCGATATCACCCAGGACAGCAACGGTATCGCGCAGTATCAGGCGCTGCTGAAGGGCAAAAAAGCCTTGATCATCACCAGCCGCGGCGGCAGCGGGTTCGGCCCGGGCGGTGAATTTGAATGGATGAACCACGCGGACCCGCACCTGCGCACAGTGTTGGGTTACATCGGCATCGATGATGTGAGTGTGATCGCCGCAGAGGGGGAGGAGTCGGACAAAAGCGTGTTCCTGCGCGCCTGTGCAGAGGCTGAGCGTCAATTGCACGCGTTTGCCGAGGGCTTTTAAGGTGTCATGAGCCTGTCATGGGGCGGTCATGTCGATTTATGAAACACTGGTCTAGGATGGATCCATCCCTGACCTGAGCCGCTGCCCCATGCCGCACTCCCTGGCCACACGTTATCCCCTGGTGCTGGTCCCTGGCATGCTGGGGTTCGTGCGCGTGGGGTTGTTTCCCTATTGGTACGGCATTGTCCCGGCGTTGCGGGCCGGCGGGGCGCAAGTATTTCCCGTGCAGGTGGCGCCGCTGGATTCCAGCGAAGTGCGCGGTGAACAGCTGTTGGTGCAGATCGAACGGATCCGCCGCGAAACCGGCGCCGACAAGGTCAACCTGATCGGCCACAGCCAGGGCGCTCTCACCGCGCGTTACGCCGCGGCCAGGCGCCCTGAATGGGTGGCGTCGGTAACATCGGTGGCGGGGCCCAATCAGGGGTCGGAGCTGGCCGACCATATTCACGCGAATTACCCGGCCAAGAGCGTGAAAGGCCGCCTCATGAGCGCCGCATTTCATTGGGTTGCGTGGGTAATGTGGCTGCTGGAAACCGGCTATCGCGGGCCGCGCTTCAAGGCTGACCTGCAGGCGTCGCACCATTCGCTGACGAGTGCCGGCGTGGCGTTGTTCAATCAACAATATCCCCAAGGCCTGCCACTCACGTGGGGCGGGCAGGGCGCCGAGGAGGTCAACGGTGTGCGTTATTACTCGTGGTCCGGCACCTTGCAGCCGGGCATCACCGACCGTGGACGCAACCTGTTCGATGGCACGAACCGCAGCTGCCGCCTGTTTGCCCGCAGTTTTGTGCGCGAGAAAGGCCAGTGCGACGGCATGGTGGGGCGTTACAGTTCACACCTGGGGTGGGTGATCGGCGACGACTACGCGCTGGATCATTTCGACATCGTCAACCAGTCGCTGGGGCTGGTGGGCAAAGGGGCGGAGCCGATCCGGTTGTTTGTTGAGCATGCGCGGCGGTTGAAGGCGGCGGGGGTTTAGCGGGGACCGAGTTATCGTTCATCGCAGGCAAGCGAGCTCCCACAGTTGCCTGCGTTCCAAAGGTAGAACTCGGTCAAATGTGGGAGCTGGCTTGCCTGCGATGACAATGGATCAGGCAACGCCGACCTCACGGCGCACCGGCGTCGTCCAGCGCTCCGACAAAATCACCCCGCCCAGGGTCAACAACCCCCCGACCAAGTGATACATCGCCAACTGCTCCTTCAACACCACCGCCGCAATCAGCGCGGTGATCAGCGGCAGCAAGTTGAAAAACAACGTGGTGCGGCTCGGCCCGAGGGTTTTCACCGAGTGCATCCAGGCCAGCGGCGCCAGCATCGAAGCCAGCAAGCACGCGTACAGAATCAACGGGACATTCGCCCAGCCAAGACCCGCTTTCGCCGAAAACAGGAACAGCGGAAACAGCACCACCACCGCCACCAGAATCTGCAAGTACAACAACACCAGCGGCGGCAGGCGCAGATGCCATTTTTTCAACAGGGTGCTGTAGACCGCGTAGGCGAGGGTGGCGACCAGCATCATGCCGTCGCCCAGGTTGACGCCGTGTTGCAGCAAGGCGCCGAGGCTGCCGGCTGAAACCACTACCACCACGCCGGCAAACGACAGCACTGCGCCGGTCAGCGCGCCGAAGGTCAGGCGCTGGCCAAGGCTAATGATCGCGGCGGTCAATGCCATCAACGGCATCAGCGAGAGGATGATGCCCATGTTGGTCGCCGTGGTGACCGTTGCGGCGTAGTAGGCCAGGCTTTGGTAAACCGCCATTCCCAGCACGCCGAGAATGAAGATTTTGCCCAGGTTCGGGCGGATCAGCGCCCAGTTGGCAATCACCGACTTGAGCATG from Pseudomonas tolaasii NCPPB 2192 includes the following:
- a CDS encoding FMN-dependent NADH-azoreductase; translated protein: MKKMLVIHASPRGERSHSRRLAESFLEVWQAANPGAQVTRREVGRAFIPHVTEAFVAANFYPEPQSLPKVMKADLQLSDELVGELIEHELLVIAMPLYNFGVPSGLKAWIDQIVRMGLTFDITQDSNGIAQYQALLKGKKALIITSRGGSGFGPGGEFEWMNHADPHLRTVLGYIGIDDVSVIAAEGEESDKSVFLRACAEAERQLHAFAEGF
- a CDS encoding esterase/lipase family protein, which translates into the protein MPHSLATRYPLVLVPGMLGFVRVGLFPYWYGIVPALRAGGAQVFPVQVAPLDSSEVRGEQLLVQIERIRRETGADKVNLIGHSQGALTARYAAARRPEWVASVTSVAGPNQGSELADHIHANYPAKSVKGRLMSAAFHWVAWVMWLLETGYRGPRFKADLQASHHSLTSAGVALFNQQYPQGLPLTWGGQGAEEVNGVRYYSWSGTLQPGITDRGRNLFDGTNRSCRLFARSFVREKGQCDGMVGRYSSHLGWVIGDDYALDHFDIVNQSLGLVGKGAEPIRLFVEHARRLKAAGV
- a CDS encoding DMT family transporter, which encodes MQYAYPLLAIFIWAGNTVVNKLAVGSIFPAEIGFYRWLLAALLFTPFMLKSVIANWALIRPNLGKIFILGVLGMAVYQSLAYYAATVTTATNMGIILSLMPLMALTAAIISLGQRLTFGALTGAVLSFAGVVVVVSAGSLGALLQHGVNLGDGMMLVATLAYAVYSTLLKKWHLRLPPLVLLYLQILVAVVVLFPLFLFSAKAGLGWANVPLILYACLLASMLAPLAWMHSVKTLGPSRTTLFFNLLPLITALIAAVVLKEQLAMYHLVGGLLTLGGVILSERWTTPVRREVGVA